The Phragmites australis chromosome 13, lpPhrAust1.1, whole genome shotgun sequence DNA window TGCTACTTCTCTCAAACTGTTTTATAGCATGCACGACCACCACGCGACGcaccgaaagaaaaaaaaaagtagcagCACGCGGACGCACATCACCGAAACTCCCGCGACGAGACGTAACTGAGCGGCGACAAAACGACAGCGACAAGACGTGCATACGGCCCCGACGTTTTCAGAACCTGAGGTTTtcggcactgttcaccgtatttggcacctcagttGCTGAAAATGGAGAGTTTTGGTAactgaggtgccaaatatgtTATACAGTGCCGTATTTAGCATCTTAGGTGCTAAAATCAGTGCGGTCGGCACTTTTTGGCAGTTGAGTACTGAAAATGGATTTTCGGATTTTAAGTGCTGAATATAGatgctaaatttacaaatacgccAACATATTACCTAATTTTGCAAATGCACCGatgtatattatctatttttccatttttaccGATCACCGGCCCAGTGGCCCACTCGCCCACTCCAGTCTCCAGCCTCTAGGCCCAGTTAGGCACTGAGTCATCTTCTTCCCACAAGCAGGGGACGGGCCCGTCGATCGCCGCCCAGCTCTTCACTgacctaaaaaaatttcaagGAGGGGCCACCTGTGCTGACGTAGTAGGGGCTGAGGCTCAAGCCCCCACAGGCTCTCGAAAGACCCATCAATAAGCATCTGTGTATAGATTATAGTCGTAGAATGTGTAAGGTGTGTATTTTTAGAGTGTGATATGATTTTAAATACTATAATTTATATTTCAGTGTTAAggttaaaaaattatcaatttttttatatttttaaataaaaatgaaatatatatgtttgttttaAAGAATTGTAGATTCTAGACTTTTATCGTTTATTGGAAAGGCCATGGGTGGAGTGGTGCGCGGCTGCGGCATCACGGAGGTGCCAGCCCGGCCTCTCCCAGTCGAACAAGCGGCCTTTAGTCGCTTCCAGTGGTAGGAGTGAAACTGTTCACAGTGTAACGAGCTGATCAACATGTTCATCGATCGCTCCCACGAATCTTCTTCTCTTCTGGATTTATTTTTCAGACGTCTTCGAGCCGTTTGTTACCCTAcctgtatgaaaaaaaattgagatcTACACTCAATTTGTAGGTGATACGtagtaaaaaatagtataaaatttctgatgaaagaaaaaaaataatgtacGATAAAATCATGAAGGAAATAAATAACACATGCTGTGATATGGATTAGATCCAGACTTTAACGAGAGTCTCGTAGGATTATTTCCCTTATATTCACGCACTGTTCCTCGGGAATAAAGACCTGTGGAAATAGGAAATCAGCATGTGTCAAAATTAGCGGTGTGAACACTGAATACAAGTTGTCCCAAGTCCTCaacaaaaaagcaaaaaagatagTACTACGTAAGTACCAGTAGTCCCAAAATGTCATTCCACTCCCTGTTTTGATACAGGTTACTGACACCCTATCCTACCCTAAACTTTCAAATTGCCAGGCCAATTTGGGAATTGTCTATTCCCCACATCTAAGATCAACCTCAACCGTTTTCTTTCCTTCCCACTTTAAAATCCCTTTCCGGTAGGATTCCCTTCCCATATTCATTCACTTCAGAATCCTGCACTCCAACAgcattcccttccccgttccctTCCCCAACAGACTTCCAATATTATATAATTCTTTTAACCCGAACCGTATTTTCACGAGTGATGCGTATATATGGTGCATTTACGGGCGTATGCAGTACGGGTGAGAGTGTTGACTGTGTACAAGGCTTCCCGTGGAAGGAAATTTTGGACTTTTGGAGCGGCTTGCAAAGGAAGCTATTCACGGTTGGCTTCGCAGGGAAGATTCGTAGCACTATAAAAGGGGCCGGCCTTCTCAAAGGGGAGTCACACTTCTTCCACATATTGTAAATACAGAATGAACTCTTCAGATTCGGAGGAAATGCTAATGTTCTCCTCGGATTCGAGTGACGAAGAggagctgcttttgcttctcGCCATCGAGGAGGAACAAGCAACAGCAGCGTGTCGTAGCCGTCAGCGTGGGTCTGTGCCAGGCCATGCGGTCATAGACCGTCAGCACCGCAAAGGTGCTGCTAAGCTCTACAACGACTACTTCGTCGACAACCCTGTGCACGGTGATGTCCTGTTCCGACGGAGGTAAGTTTGTATTCGTAATGCAGGACGTATGCAACAATTTGTACACTTAATAACGAATGTTTATGGAACCAGGTTTCGTATGACGCGACGTTTGTTCTTGCGTATTGCGGCCACTGTGGAGCAGCATGACGCATGGTTCCGGCAGAGCAGGGATGCAACCGGGAAACTCGGCCTTAGCCCGTTGCAAAAAATGACAGCGGCGATCCGGCAACTAGCATACGGCGTCAATTCCGATTCAGTTGACTAGTATGTGCGGATAGGGGTGAGCACAGCGATGCTGGCATTGCGGAAATTTGTGCACGCTATTGTGGAGCTGTTCGGAGATGAATATCTGCGTGCTCCCACTGAAGCTGACACCGCTCACCTCTTGGCAGAAGGCGAGCGGCgagggttccccgggatgctGGGGAGCATCGACTGCATGCATTGGGTATGGAAGAACTGTCCCAAAGCATGGCATGGCGCGTATACGGGCCATACTCGCAAGCCTTCAATAGTTTTGGAGGCGGTTGCGTCGTACGATttatggatttggcatgctttctttggGATGCCTGGTAGTCTAAACGATATAAATGTTTTGCACCGGTCTAACTTATTTACCAGGCTTACCGATGGGACTGCCCCAAACATGTTGTACACTATCAATAGTAACAGGTACGACATGGGGTACTACCTTGGCGACGGCATATACCCCGAATGGGCGATCATAGTGAAGGCAATTCCTGCACCAAGAGGCAACAAGAGCATCAATTTCTCCACCATGCAAGCATCTGTCTGCAAGGATGTTGAACGTGCATTTTGTGTCTTGCAATCTAGGTTTGCTATTGTCCGCGGACCAGCTAGAGTATGGGATCAATCCACATTGCATAATATAATGACCGCATGTATCattatgcacaacatgataattgagGACGAGCATGGAAGCGCTTCCACAGAGCAGGTGTTCGACTACATGGGGGAACCAACTCGAGTGCATCGAAATGCTGATGAAGGCGTCCTGCATTATGTCGAAGCGACTCAAGCTATCAGGAACCGTGCAATGCACCACCAATTGCGTGATGACCTTGTTGAGCACCTCTGGAGTCTTCATGGAGCACAGTAGACCGCTCCCAATTATGTATCCTATAATTTAGTTAGTTGCATGTAGTTCGATTTTTATGTCCCATGGTACTTAATGTTTGGAAGCTTCTGTGCCCTTAGTATGCATCGTGCATCAATGTTGGTAGTGTAAACCGAGATGTTTGGTATGAGTGATATTGACATCGTGCATCAATGTTGTTAGTGTCAACCCAGTTTGTTTGGCATCAGTGATATTGACATCAAGCAGCACTGAATGTACCAAGTTCTATGCATAAATTCATGAACAACCGGGCTTCCTACGTTTCAAGTTTCCTCACGCACCGAACAACCACTTGTGTCTGATCAATATTACAAAGGAAAGTTCTATGCATAAAAGCAGCAAGTAACGGCCATGCTATGTTTCAAGGTTCCACACCGACAGAAGAAGTAGTTCTCCCTGATATTTATTACAATCCAAGTAAGGCATAAAAGTTGATCAATAGTTTGAAAACTGTTACTAAAACCACATGTCCGGCAGTACTGCAAGCAAGCTAGGAATGGTCCTCTAGGAGCTTCCACCACGCCAATATGTCTTCCTGGCGCTTCCTATAGTACTCGCGTAGGGGGCCGCTAACACTGTCCAAGTAAACCTTCATAATACGTTCGTCTTGGTCATTCACTCGGACCGTCGCTTGGAGCCGCATCACCTCGAGCTGTTCCTTCTTTAGCTTGACCATCACCTTCTTCGTTTCGCTGAGGTCCTGCAGATGTCGTTCATACATACCTCCGAAAACGGTGGAAAGTGACAAGGTGGACGGTGACTTGCGTGCACGGGCAGCTTTCGCTTGGTCACGGCCAATAGGACGGGGAAGGTCCGTGGACACATTCGAAGCCGCATCATTTGGGACGTCGTTGCCCGCAGCTTGGCTGCACTGGGCGTCCACAACATCCTGGACCTTCTGTGCCCTTGCCGATTCATGTGCATGCCACTTAGGGTGGTCGGCAAGCAGCACCCAATAGTGGGTGTACGCGAATGGTTTGCCCTCAATTGCCTTATATGCTATGCAGGCTCGAGCCATCTGAAAAAACATATAAGTCAGTCGGCTATGCTTACCAATCATGCAACATTAACATTGCAAAACGTTGGCGCAATATTTGTTACCTTGTCACGCTCATTGGTGCCACTCGAATTCAACTGCTCTACCTTCCTGTAATGCACCATAAATTTTGTCACGGCATCAGTGATGAGCTTCATGTGGTTTATCAGCGCTTTGTCGGTCCTTGGCATCATGCTTTGCTTCCTATATGTGTTGAAGTACTTTGCGATACGGCCCCAATAGGTCTCTTTCGACTGATATGTGCCCACAACCGGATCTTGGCTCACATTAAGCCAAGCCGACACCAACAACTCATCTTCCTCGTCTGTCCACTTAGTTTTATCAGTTTTCGcatccaccttcttcttcttcttggaggTAACCTTCTTCCTACCCTTCTCATCGCTTCCCAAACTGAACTGCCCAACCTCCGAATTTGCACCCGGATTCGCAGACTGTGAGAACTGTGAGAAGTCTGCATCGGGAACGTCAGAGGACCCCCCCTGGGTCCCCATCTCCGACCCCCCCAAGTCATACGGTCGAAACCGTCCTGAAGGATACTCTCGTAAAAAGGATCCATACCGCCCCTTCAAATCAATTAAGGTAAAGAATTTATGACCACACAAACACTGAATATGGGCACAATCTTAGAAGTAAGTGTAAGCATAGGCGCACAAGCAATGTATGAGTACTAAAGGTATTCAACCGAAGCTACTGCCCCACTCATACCCTTATGTATGTATCACAGAACCTCTTGGCCATTTTTGTAGCTTGCACAACACTTAGTTTAAGAACCATTTTGCACAACATTGAAACGTAACAATACATCATACTGAAGTACCACAACCATGTACCTATATGTACTGCCATGTCTCAAACAGCCGTAACCAACAATCAAAAAACATTGTCCTTCACTAAAAACACCACTAAAGGTTGCTGCAACCTATTGAAACAAGAATATAGGCATACCATGCCCATTCAAACcttatatatgtgcatacaggTCCAATTACCTATATATACTGCCATATCTGAACCATTTAGAAgcaacactccaaaacccatggCCCTTGACTACCAACACCACCACAGGCATCTGCAACCTATTGAAACAAGAATATAGGCATACCATGCCCTTTCAAACCTTATGTATGTGCATTCAGCACCAATTACCTATATGTACTGCCATATTGTCATAGCATGCCCTTTTAAACAAAATGTAGTTGTATTCAGGACCATTTACCAATATTGTCATATCATGCCCTTTTAAACAAAATGTAGTTGTATTCAGGACCCTTCAccacaacccccccccccccactgctTCAGCAAACTATGCATAGAAGAATATAGTCATCCCATGCCCTACCAAATGTGGACAACATTCTACTACAACACTTCAACTATTTTGCACGAACAGAAATGGCCACACAAGAACATCATCATTCAAATGGCCACACAGGAGACCACCATTCATACATGATTCCAATTCAGTGGCATTACACAGCTGAAGCCGACAACAATGCAAATTTGAAAGGTATCATTTCAACTCATAGCAGCAGATGCATATCGCACAAATGGAGGACACCACCCTCACTCCTTTGAAACCTAATAGGCGACCAGATTAAAGCCGCCATGATCTATCGGACTCAACGGACATGCCATCCTCAGTACTGGAACAAAGCACCTCATCCGTGCTCCATTCCGAATGATATCAACGTCGTCGTTGTTCATGGACGGCCATGGGTCTTCTTCCTCCCCCACGCTACTCCTGTCCACCTCGTCAGTAGGCAAGGACTCAAAGGACCGGCGCAGCGCATCCTCCACCTGGAAGACGAGCTAACCCAAATCACCGGCAATGGCATCCACCTCTAGCAGCGCCATGTTAAGGTCGACGGCCACTGGTGTGCTCTCTGGGCTCAAGTTGTCGTTCGCTAACTTCTTCAAAGCGTCGGCCGCCTCCTGGACATGGTCTTGCATCATGGAGACTAGTGCCGCCAGAGCTGCCGCGTCCATCTACAACATGCACCACGGGAATCCTATGAGCCCGATGACAACCCATCCCCACCGGCAACGCCAGGTCACCCTGGGCCCGTACCCCGTGCGCCCTGCCACCACGTCCTCCACCGTAGGCCGCTGCCCCGTACCCCCCACCCCTACGACGGCGCCATCACCGCACCCCTTGCCCATTACCCCGTCGCCCCTGCCCCAAAGTCCAACGACACACCAAGGGTGACTCCACCAAAGTAAATCGaccgacgccgccgcctccccaccgcTGCACCGGTTCCCCGAGGCCCCCGACCGTCCCTCCGCGGATGATGCACCGAGGCACGTTCTAACCTAATCGACGTCGTACCCTATCCATTCACCACATCCATTCTTCGACCTCCCCAACCCCGGATCCAGAGGAAGCAGAGGGCAAAACGGTCGTACCTTTCGTCGATTCCACTCTTCGACGCCTGGCCGCCTCCTGCGACGTCGCCGCTTCCCTCCCCGCGCGCTCGAACTGGCCACCTGCCCCGACTCCAACGCGCGCCCACCCTTGCGCTGCTGTCCTCCCTACTCGCGCCGCCTCCGCTTCTCCTCTCTGCGTCTTCCGCACCAGCGCGCGACGCCAACGGCCCGATCCTTCCCCGCTCACCTTCTGCGCGAAAGGAACGGAGAGAGGTtcccacagccaagggaacctctctcctttcccgtcCCGCGCCGCGCCGGGAAGGGATGCTGTTGGGCGCCGTCTCGCGTTCCCGTCTCGGGCGTTTTCCCATCGCGAAGGGAATGAGGCCTGCGACGGGAACCGGTTGGGTTCGGTCTAACCTCTCATGCCAGCTTGCATTGAAACTTGGAACTACCCTGACGACCGCCATTTGAAAGTTCAGGGGTATagttcagaaagaaaaaaagttcaGTGGGGAAATTTTGAGCTACTCAGCTTTCatagtaatatttttttcagaaattAAAAAGTGAACGATTGAAGGGGTGTTGCAGATCAGCACTTGCAAGGAGATGAACACGAAGCAGTCCTGTTTGCCCTGACGAAGCTTCCTGTAAGTTCCATCTGACCGTATTCAGCTTCTAGAGAGCTCCATTTTCTCACTGATCACAAGCTAAAAGTACTGCAACAATGCAAAGCACCCTTCAATTTTGTGATCCTTTCGACAGTAGAAGCAGTGAAAGAAGTTGACATCCTCCCGCGTCGAAACTGACACGAACGAGCTGAAATTTAAGCGAGCAATGCAGAACACATATCATGCGTCCCTCCCATGCGTGGCTCCTAAAAAGCATACACCGCAAATCATAGCGTTCATTCGTGCTTTGCGGAAGAGGGTGGCCCAATGAATATGCCTATGGATCAAGCATCAACCATGCATCCATGAGCGAGACCATGCTATGAGACAGAGATATTATCAAATTCAAACACAATCGTCACCACGCCTACTTTGCTAAAAGCACTCATAAAATAACTTTCCTTTTTTCTACACAAGTTTATTCGTTTTTATTACGGAGTTAAGAAATGCTCTCTCAGGAACTTTCTAGAAGTACGTGAGAATCTCATCAGCCCGAATGAAGAATTACAGTACACTACTGCCGAGGAGACACAACAGGGACTGCAATACTCCATGCAAGCATGCCAGGATGGGTTAAACTTTTTTGCAGTACTAGCACACAAGCTCAATGGCGGAGTATATACAATGTATTACTCCTACTAGATTTGTAGGattggaaacggatcgaatacgtatggaatcgaattcggatattacgatttactatattttaatccgaatatGAATACGGATCCATATAttttcgaatacgaatacgaatcggatagttcgaatacgaatccgcattcggatatctactcgatcttcgaaattcaggtcggaaatttaaattttataaaaaatttgactgaaatttgataaaattcgactgaaatttgttctaatttgattgggccggaattttagaaattttgttcaaaattcatgttggaaatttaaatgtttgatcaaatttaactaaaatttgatgaaatttgactaaaatttgttccaatttgattgggttggaatttcgttcatatctgaaatttctaaaactttagcaaaatttggttccctgattggcggatacggatacgaatcggatatatctcgaattcggatatccacatttgaatctgaatctcgaaaacgaattcggatatatccattttagtatccatttcagaaacgaatacggatacggatatccatattcgtattttaacagatACAGAATCAGATAATTCAGATTTCCtaccatccatttccaccctaAGATTTGCAATCATGCCTAGCACACAAGCTCAATGGCGGAGTATATACAATGTATTACTCCTACTAGATTTGCAGCTATAACTTCAAAACCTTATCACGTGATTGGTGCTCCTAGCAGCCGAATGTTCCCTTCATCAATCTGACAAAGTACTGTTAATCTCAGTCATTGCGGCAGTATATGTCGAGTAGCCAACATTTTCTTGTCCATATAGAGCGTGTTTGGTTTCTCTGCTCTGCTCGTGACTGGAGGTAGGATGCATGTTTGGTTGTCTGGACTGCTCGCTCACGCCTGCATCCGTCCGTCCAGGCGTATCACCCTAGCCTGGCTCTGTGTGTACGTGGGATTCGGCCGTATCCGTCGTacacatgaatttttttatttaactctcgattttatttaaGGGTACGAGagtggtccaaaaattctaaacattttcatgAGCGAACTAGCAAtcaattttaattagtttgataaaaaaaacctaagttaatatttaattaaaattctccaaaaatcattaaaaaatcactaatattcttatcatgtgatgtactaatttataaaaatatttttaaccctagattatttggtaaaaaagtgagtttctttgtattGCAACATATACTTATAtggacaaccaaacacaatctcttctcagtTAGGCTGAGCACATACAgcaaaccaaacagaccctactaCATCTCCTCGGCCTGGCTCAACTCAGCCTGGATGAGACATACGTGCCAGGTTGAGGACATTCGGGCAACCAAATAGACCCATAGTGCACTGCAgcaataaatatatattgttaTCACGTCGTGATAGTCATGTTAGACTATGGTCAAGGGTTTACCTTCACGATCCAAATTCTCATCATGAAGGTATTTTCGTTCacttcagcgctccaacagtttcccttcacgattcctaTCACGAAGGGATTaccaaggtcattcccttcatgatgggattatctcttctttcctttcgTGATTTCCCTCGAAtagaagctgttgaagatgagagagaataaaaagaatgagaacAGAGAAAGGaattaaaaagaatatagttgaagatgatcttaccAGTGATGTGAGGCTACAAGAATCGCAAAAGGTTAAAGGAAAAGTAGGCATATGGGAACGTGTTGGTCATATAGGGATTGCTTGCTTAGGGGCCAAAGGAGTTAAGTTAAATTTTGGCTGTTTCTTGAAAGTTTAGTCTCTATTTGTTTTAAGGCTAAAATTTAGtcatgttttgaaaaaaaattgatcgGCTAAAATTTTTCTATAGCGTTTTTGACAAATCTCAGACGATCAAATCATCCGTCAAAATTTTTAGCCGACTAAATTTTTGCTTAACGTTATTTTAACATCAAAATTTGACATTGTCCTAATTTAGTCTATGGGGCCAAAAAGTGAGTGCTATTTTCATGATCATGTATGTGCAGTGCAGCGAGGGGATGCTTTCAGAGCTTCAGTACCACCAACTCTTGTCAAAGCATATACACCAATGCAGTAGCACACTAGCTAGGGCACGCTATTTTTCTTGTCATTTTCAAGACACCGGCATGGATAATGCAAAGGTAGCTGAGCAACAACAGCAGCTAATGGATATTTCTGCTGAACCACAATAAGAGCTAGCTAGATCAGTGGTGAATAGATCGATGAAAGTGTAAATATTGCCTGCTTGCGATGGTGCTCATCCGAACATTGCTGCATGCATGTAAATGTTTTTCTTATGAATTTGAAACGTAGAATATTTGTTCAATCTGATGGCTGAGAAAAATGACTAATATGACGACTCCACCGACAGATGTGGTTCACTCAGATATTTGTAGCCACTGTTTTTGGAAGTATTGATGGTGTGCCAAACAACTCTAGGGCCGACTGCTGAGTGTTTTTCCGGGGGGTTCGTGGCCACTTCATTAAAGACGAGCTGAGCATGAGCCGGAGCATCTCGATTTCTGGGGGAGAGCCATATATTTTTGCCTGTTTTTGTGCGGTTTGGCGGAGGGAAGAAGACAACTGTCTCAGCTTTATTCAGGGATGATCATCGGTCCCtggtgtatgaataaacttaaAGCCTTTAAGAAGATGAATGCACAGGCAGAACCGTGTATAGTGTCGTATATTCCGCAGCTCTATGTTCGATGTATCTTTTACACAGCATTCCTTGGGGGGAAATGACACGTCAGTATGGTACTCCTATGTAACTACACTGTGAGATGGTGCAAATTAAGACATGTCCTTTGTAAATAAACGTTGCCGAAAGAAATTGTCTTCCACAAATAAAACGTCACTAAAGCCAAGTCACAAGAATGACTGGCGGAGAAGTAAGGAACACAAAAATTATCTGAgcaatcttttttttatctttgattTGATGGTCAAAGGTCTGAATTTATATTGATATTTAGAGCGTACATATACAAATATGTTCATAGGAAACAGGCAGAGTTATATAACTTACACTGTACAATCAGAGAGCGGACTAGCCCAGTAAATTATCCTTACAGCTGGTAAGGCGGTTGTTCTAGCGAGGGGTTATCCATTCCGGCGTTGTACTGTGACAGCATGTCATACGACCACCACTTGCAACAGCGTGTCAGACGACCACCATTTGCATCATCGTGTCAGGCGGCTACCACTTGCACCATCGTGTTAGGCGGTCACCACCTGCCCTAGCATTAAATATTAGTCACTTCATTGCACGTGGGGAGCGGCCTGCAGACCCCCTCCTGGTTGATCTTACTAAAGGGTTGAAGGCTCCAGGGGTCCGGAGGCATGGCCTATAGGACCGCCCCAGAGCCTTTGGCCCCGGAGGTGGCAAGAGCCTGGTGGTCTTCGGGCCTAGACCGTTGGGGCCAAGAGACATCGGGAGTCCTTAATGGCGATTCCCCCCAACAATAGCCCCTTATGACAATGGCCAGCAGTGCGGCCATCCCTGTGTTATCGGGAGCAGGGCCTCTGGTAATCCTTGGCTCCGCGGTTACGGGCCCTCAACCCTCTGATGATAATGAACTTAGAAGTGCCGGTCAGGGGCGCATGCTGAATACCTAATGTTACCTATGGGGGAAAACATGAAATGCAGCCTACAATGAGTGATGTAATAGCGTCTGTTCGGTCAGCAGTGGGACGTGTGACGCCTTGTTATTGGAGCATCGTGGAGAGTGGTTTCGCTACCCCATGATTACGAGGAAAGGAAATAGGACGTGCGCACGCACCGTGAGGAGGTAACGGCTCATTCCCTAATCTATAAGGTGGGGGGTTTTGGACGAGCATCATTCTCATCTGACACCTCTATTTTTTCTGCTCGAGTTCTTACGCACGCACCCACCAACCCCATCCTCTGTAGACTCCTAGGTAGACAAGCTCTCCACGCTATTTTTTCAGGGAGCCATGGCTCGCTCCGGCACCCGCAGTGGAGCGGGCTCACCACCGAGGGGGCGTGTGTCATTAGAAGATCGTGCTTCCACAACGAAGGTCGTCACCGTTGGTGATGGCGTGGGTAGAACCGTCGATGCCCGCCGGTCAGCAGAACCCGGGTGCAGAAAACCTTCTGCCGCTGCCTAGCTAGCCGCCGGGTGTAGAGCTCCACCGCGCCAACAGAAAATACCCTCTTTATACCGACGCGCTGGGTGCGTCGACCGTCACCAAGGCTGAACTCGATCGGCTAGTTGTGTGTGTTCTGCTGGGGGAGACTATCCTAGCACCACAAAGCCACAAAAATGTGGTCTTTGAAGCCTTCTTCGATGCTGGGCTCAGGTTCCCAACGGCGCCGCTCCTTAAGGGGGTGCTTTGGtattattttttggagctccCTCAGCTCTCGGCCAACGCAACCGCTTGCTTGGACATCTTTGATTGCGCTATGCGAGTGGAGAGCTGCGAGGGGCGCGCGAAGTTCTTTGCCGCCCCTCCACGAGGCAAACTGTCAACCAAAGCTTCAGATGGAGGACGAGGTGAAGAAAGCCCTCTGTTTCGCCAGCATGAACTTCCAGCTCTCGCCAAAGTATCATGGAGTGTTCCCGGCGAATGCCATCAATGAGCGGTGGTACACCTGGTGGTCGAAGAGGTGATTTACTGTGTCGTGGGATCCGGGTCCCCTCTTCGCTCTACCAACCA harbors:
- the LOC133889462 gene encoding uncharacterized protein LOC133889462, with the translated sequence MLALRKFVHAIVELFGDEYLRAPTEADTAHLLAEGERRGFPGMLGSIDCMHWVWKNCPKAWHGAYTGHTRKPSIVLEAVASYDLWIWHAFFGMPGSLNDINVLHRSNLFTRLTDGTAPNMLYTINSNRYDMGYYLGDGIYPEWAIIVKAIPAPRGNKSINFSTMQASVCKDVERAFCVLQSRFAIVRGPARVWDQSTLHNIMTACIIMHNMIIEDEHGSASTEQVFDYMGEPTRVHRNADEGVLHYVEATQAIRNRAMHHQLRDDLVEHLWSLHGAQ
- the LOC133889461 gene encoding uncharacterized protein LOC133889461 is translated as MNSSDSEEMLMFSSDSSDEEELLLLLAIEEEQATAACRSRQRGSVPGHAVIDRQHRKGAAKLYNDYFVDNPVHGDVLFRRRFRMTRRLFLRIAATVEQHDAWFRQSRDATGKLGLSPLQKMTAAIRQLAYGVNSDSVD
- the LOC133889463 gene encoding uncharacterized protein LOC133889463, coding for MGTQGGSSDVPDADFSQFSQSANPGANSEVGQFSLGSDEKGRKKVTSKKKKKVDAKTDKTKWTDEEDELLVSAWLNVSQDPVVGTYQSKETYWGRIAKYFNTYRKQSMMPRTDKALINHMKLITDAVTKFMVHYRKVEQLNSSGTNERDKMARACIAYKAIEGKPFAYTHYWVLLADHPKWHAHESARAQKVQDVVDAQCSQAAGNDVPNDAASNVSTDLPRPIGRDQAKAARARKSPSTLSLSTVFGGMYERHLQDLSETKKVMVKLKKEQLEVMRLQATVRVNDQDERIMKVYLDSVSGPLREYYRKRQEDILAWWKLLEDHS